The DNA sequence TGTTTTGTCACTTGCAGCCTTTCCACTGGTGACAATTCATTTGAGAATAATTCTCCGAGTGTTTAGAATGCAAAAACATGTCTGTACCACACAACCATAATGATGAAATTCTAGTGTTTTATTGGTGATGTGTTTGTGTGGACTGGTAACATGTAATGTCCATGTTTTTCTACAGAGATTTGTCCTGAAGATGTTCAAGTATGTTTAACTACCAATTCCATGAAGTTCTAATTATTTGCAAAACCCAATTTTCTGCCAAAAAGAACACGAATGCAATTACCTCTCGTTGGAATTGTTGTTGCCCCTGTGATAAGTCTGGCCTCAAGATCTTGATGGCAACAATAGTGTGATCAAGCACGCCTTTATAAACAGGTCCATATCCACCTTCACCAATCTTCAATGCACTGTTAAAATGATCAGTTGCCACTTCAATCTCTGTCATGGAATATCTTCGATATACAACGTTATTGTTTGCTAGTGTATCCATtgctctcttcttctcttctgcCTCCTGCTTGGCCTGCATTTCTGTGTTCTTTCTCCGTTGTGTTTCCATTTCTACTAGCCTTTGTTGCATCTTGGCTGCTTCCAAGGCAGCCTTTGTCTTATGCCTCTCCACTTCAGCTAAAACTAATGCAGCCTCTTCAGCAAGCTTGGCCTCCTCTAATTTATGCTGTTCTTCAAATTTTTTCCATTGCTGAAGTTCTCCTGCCTGGATACAGAAATAATTGCACCTTCCAGGTTTGCATTACAATTGACTACTTATAATCTCCTAATAAGATCATCCAATGATCAAAAACATCTGATCTAGTTTAAGAATACGATCTCACCTTCTGTCTGGCTACAACAGCTTCTTTGCAAACCGAGTTATACGTATCCATGGTGTGTTTCAGTTCAATTCTCAGTCTCATCTTTTCGGCCTCGATGCCTTTCTGTAAGATAACTCATAAAACAGGGCATACATTATTATTTGTCTAACCATCCCAAAAAAGATTTTTGAAATTTATCAAAGGAGCAAAGGCAGACATGCACATGAAAACTGGGCTATAATTCTGGATGGATGCATCTTGCAATGGTAGGCTTAGCATCGGTCACGACTTTTCTTGGAGGACTTGCTTTCATCCTGGAATATTGGTGTATGCTATCTataaacaatttgaaaagggaattttcaaaacttttaagaTACATGAGTTGTATTTGAGAACACAGTTCTTAGCTACTAAAGCCAGAAACTGGGTCCAGTCACTAATCAATGGGTACAGTGATAACACTTACGAACCTATTTGATTTTATGACATAGCCTGTGAGGAAATTACTATAACTTATGAATCTAGATTCTTTTTAGTCACCCTGTTGTTTCTATGTTATCCTGCTGAGTGGTGACCTCTTTGTTGAGGTgcaatacaaaacaaaattattgctTGCAAAAATCATGGCGGAAATCATCTTTGGATGATgaacaaaaaaagatgagaaaagGGCCAGTAACCCCCAATGGCATGACATATgcaactcttaaattattacgACTGTCCAAACGCACTTTCTTCAGTAAGCTATggttagaaaatataaattatgacAAAAATCTTCAAGTAACTATCATCTGGGTTGACAATGCAGAAGGGTGGTCCTACAAGTTTTGTACTTACTATGGTTTGTGAGGAGCCAGGGCTATTGGAGCTCTCCAAGGCCACTGAGGATTCCAAGTTGTCCAAGTACATGTCGTATGGGCGGAAGCCGAATGGCTCAGACGAATCACTATTTCTTTGGGATGAGCTGGCTGATGCGTAACTGTCTATTGATAACGTTGGAGAGCTAGTCCTGCTGCTAGACCCAAAGTTGCTTTGTGGTGTATGCAAGGAATCGCTGCTTCTATCGAGAGAAAATATGTCAGAGCCTGTGCTTCTCCATCTTCCAACAACAACAGAATTTCTGCATTACCAAGCAATTGACAGAAGCAAAGCCACATCATAATTTGTTAGTTCAGGGGATTTAATGGACCATTTATTTATTAACATCGATATTCAATAATATAAAGGTGAGACAGTAAGCACATATGCATTTTCTCAAGTTTCATAGAGATGACTTTTTTCACtagtttttctgaaaaattttcttttatttttgttcatcaCTTTCGAACCACAAAGAAACACTGCTTCATCTGATTCCACAGCTTTTCTCTCTGCTTCCATTGTCAGTTCTGGCCATTATTTCTGATATATATCTAGTGGCCTTTATGGCATAACGTTTTCTCCATAACAAGAAATTAACAAGCGTCTATggccccccctccccccccctcCCTGACCCTCTTGAGATATGTAATGATTTTAAGGACTTTCGGTTgtaaaattgattttctttttggaacaTAAAAATAGGTTTGATTTGAACATtacaagtttttgtttttactaaGCACGTAACGTTTTGAAATTACCTGTTTGTATCATCAGAGTCATGGGTATCGGGATGAGCAGTATGTCTAACTACCTTTTGCGAACGCTGCCTCGAAGTTTCGGATCGACCTGCTGGACGGGTTGACTGAACCTTTCCTTTTGATATGACATAGATCGCACATGATGCTGGTGCAGATTTGAATAGGCTAGATGGCACATCTGCATCTCTAAATTTCCTGTATGGAGACGcagaaaacaataatttatgCTTAGAGTAAggctaaaaaataaagatacaaACTTGATCATCAATGCCTACGAAGCACAGGACATCAAGCCACTGGACTTTGCCATTTCCTAGGCTTTCTTCTAATATTAGCTGGAGTCTAGTCTATCTAGAGATGCTAAGAAACAGATGCTTCCTGCAACCGGACTGCGGTGTCCTACATTTTGTCCTTTCCAAAATATCCCACTTTGATGTATTATCTCCTCTGCTCTCAGTCTTTTCCAAGACCTTAATCCCACCCAAAAATTTAGCCAAAGAAGCAGGAAAAGTTCTGAAAGGCCACGACGTTTGGGTCGGAGGATATGCTCTGAGCCATGAACGTGCGTGGCGAACGCGGACAAAGCCGAAGAGGCAGGCAAGTGCGTCGTGATTGCCCCAGGATGATAGGGTGCCAGACGACATTAGGGCTCAGGGCAGGGTTGGCTCCCTCGCATTTGATCAAGGAGATCGAGCAAGAAGTGACGATCTTGGTGTTGACTAAGGGAGTGGTTGGCAATGACAACGTCGTTGAGGCAGCCATCTGGCATGTGCGTTCAGTCATACAAACAACAGGGTGCTGAGGAACATGGACGCGGACGTGGGATTTTTTGAGCGACCTACGACCTGGGTGATATGCGACTTTGCTTTTCCTGTTTCTTTGGCTAAATATTTTCGGGTGGGGAGAGACGTCGTTGGAATTTTTTTGGAGAGCGATCGAGAAAGTTTTCAGAAAGATCAGAATTAAACAAATGGCATGCATCGCAGTCGAGTTGCGGGAACAGCGTAGTTTGAGGATCTACAAGAAGATGTAGAGATCAGACCTAGTAATAGCATTCCGATGGGAAGCACCAACGACGATATTGCTGATGGAATGGTGAGCAATATAATCGATAAGTGCGCTTGGAATGTCAATGTCATGGAGAATCACCTCCTTTGCTTGTATCTGAAATGCTCAATTCATGAAAACAAATTAGACGTACGTTCCCATTTGCCGATAAGTAGTGTTGCAATATGTGTATCGACCCTGATCTACTCACCCCTTTTCGAGCGCAGAATCCACGGTAGGGAAGGAATAACTGTTGCAGCTCGGGTTCATTTGGTGGGCGACCTTCTCTGGAGACAGCTTGATCAAAATCGTCTACAAAAATCAAATAGCAGCAGACATCAAGCAAATTaatgcaaattatatatatatatatatatatatatagctaatctGCACGCTGAAATATGGCCATGACTGCattgaaaatgatgatgatgatgctagaTGCATGGAATGGCCTGCAACCACAGCAATGTCAAAGAGGAATGAAACATGTcatgacatgcatgcaagattaatttaatatgtCATGGAAACAAATTCCCAGTGAAatgatgtacgtacgtacatagaTCACAATCCTAAACATGAGTTCTATATATTCCATCCACTAGTATTAtatatgccatatatatatatatatatgtgtgtatgcatgcatggtaacAGTGATGGTGATCACTGATCATGATGAGTGACGACGATGACGACGATGATGAAAGAGAAGGGTACCTACGAGGATGCAAGCATTGATTTCGAACATGGACGAGCTGAATGCAATGATCAGTACTACGGCCCAAAAGGTTGTCGACAGCCCATTTCACGGCATAATGGCTATTCTTATCTTTATCAATGGCAATCACCGTGGAATTAACGTTGTCGTCGTCGTCATCGACCAAAGATGATGTTCGAGAGAGGATCATGATGTTTTGGGCACGACCAGTAGGGAGCATGTGGTGATCAGGGCTGACATCCaaataagaaagaaaggaaatctGAATGAAAAGGCGTCGTCAGTTGGTTCTTGGGGTTGTTACTCGTCCATAGcctttttttctaaatatggCCGAGACTGGTTAACTATAGACAATCAACCTTGAGTTTGACTAACTCAAGACaattctcctcctctcttttcTATCTTTGACTTCTAAACATGCCGTTGGAGTTATATATGGTTTTTAATTGCGTTAGATCCTTTCCTGCTCCAGTCTCCACACATCCCGCCCGCACGTTTggtgtgttatatatatattattattacatattttaccCCTAATGCaatctcttatttaaaaaaaatatatatatatttttttaaatatttaaatatttttaaaaatacacaatattcaagattttagccacaaaaaATCTGGTTTTATCTCCACCGAACATTATTAATTCCTTCGACCAATTAAGcgcttttccatttttttttaaaaaaaaattatcaaacctaATTATCATAATTAGTTTAGGCGAAATGAAAATATGGTGGCAGCTAAGGTCAGTACATTATCTAATAAtaggatttggatttggatcATATCATGAGAATCTCTCGGCTGCCCAATGAAAAATCAAACACATGATGCATGATATATGCTGCAatatccatcatcatcatcacatgtttttggatttgataaaatggaaagagaaatactctatttataaaatgattatataaaaataatcttataaattgatgtaatttgatataatttatcagattataaaattatttttattataaaatatatttaaaaaatcacatgaattcacgttaatttataaaattatttttatgtagttcTTTTGTGGCTATAGCCCTATCCAAAcaagaaattaaggaaaatgaaatgTAATGATGAACTTTGAAGAAATTGTGAATGTGGGAAAGGATAACGAAGTTGAGCTCCTGAATGGATGACACCATGAAATGAAGATCATGCTCATGCCCTGATTCACCCCATAAATCATAATACATAATAATGCATTTACTCCTTGAAATGGACAGCACCTCCAAACcattataaaatgagttttatttcatataaattagaaattgtttgcattcaaaactcacatcaattcatctcatcattataatttttttaaattttcacataaaatataataaataattcaactttttcaaatcctaaaataacttttctaaatttccacacaaaatataataaataatttaatttttattttactattcataaactatctcaacccatctcaactcatctctgaatcaaAACCACTCTTTACTGTTTCAATATATCACTTTTTTTGAGatatatacaactttttttaaaaaaattaaagataaaatttataaagatatttttttatactaaaaTTTTAGTACACAGACATTATTGATCTGCTCCAAATCAtccataatcattataattttttaaattttttatataaaatataataaataattatttttttaaaatcttaaaataaaaattatattttaaaaatattttattcaattcttgatttttatctcattttatctttttatatgcgtaaccaaacgagtgAATATATGGTGGATTGCAATTAAAAATGGTGGTTATTTTTTTTCCGTTTGTCCATCGTCCCACTTCGCTATTTCCTCTCTCAAATAAACGCATTTCAAAAGTACTGAATATGGGAAGCTAAAGACATGTATACCTGTCCCGGAAAGGAATGCAGGGTAAAAATCATTTCCACGCacacgactctctctctctctctctctctctctctctctctctctagtctgaGCCCTCAgccaagggaaaaaaaatctaggAAAGATTGTGGTTTCGTCGGCCAGATTATCAGCCACCTAGTCTCAGTTTCAACTGGTAAGCACCCTgaacttattttattgatatgtgTCTTTGTTATCTATTATGAGGGAATCAAGATCATGTAGTAGCTACTCAGATATTAGTTCAATAAATATGTGTGTCCCTTTTATGGTTATTGATGATTTGGAGCTGGGTGTACCCATATTTCAAGAGAGGCTGAGATGGGTTGCCTCAGATCCAGGAAAATCCAAGTTTTATGAGTAAACGGTTAAGGTTTTTAAGGATTTTATTGGGACTATACGGGTCCTTTCGTTTTTCCTAGGTTGTTTCCCATCACCCTTTTGGCTTTCTCTCCTTGGGTTTGCAGTTAAAGATTGGATTTTGGTTATTTTCGCATATGTTTTTTAGGGTTTGGTGGCCTGGATAGGATTTATGACTTCCGTGGTCGGTTTTGTGCCAGAAGGAGAAGAAGTTGGTAAGTTTTAGAGCCTTTGAGAAACCGAAAGTACTGGTGAATGATCGGAGTATTTGTAAATGGAGATTAAATTCATTGTTCCTCACTAGGTCTGATACTTCGGTTTATACTGTACTCTTTATCTTTAGCTCATGCCCATAATTAAGTTGATCTTGGTGGTGTGATTTGTGTTCCTAATCAATATAGTTGTAAAAAGACTGGTGATCATTTAATTGCAATATAAGAGTAACCTATTAATACAACATTTAAAACTTGGTCCCGAGTACAGTGCTTGAAGGAGATAAAGGGAATGGAAAATAACAAGTTATGTGAGTATGGAGATATTCTAAAGTAACTAGGACAGGAGACTGAGACAAAGAGTCAGAGAgttgatggaggagatttcttCAGCAGTTGCAGTGACTCTTAGTTTGGGTACATCTTTGGGTGATAACTCTGGAATCACAACTCATGTGGGAATCACAACTCATGTGGAAGTCACACGACTCAATCTGGTAACAGATGCAGCAAATTTGTTGTTGGATCCTGCTAAGGTGGTGCCTGCAGAGTCTGTTTCTAGTGGCAATGGAAGCTGCAATGATGCTAAGGAGGAAGTTAACATGCTAACCATGACAGGACCAGAAGGCAATGCCAGAGGAGGGGTGAATTTGTCGGAGATATTGCCAGAGAATAGAGATGAATCAATTGCTAATGATACCACGATTCAGGAAAGTGAGGAAGATGAAATCTTGTCTGTTCCAGATGACAATAATGGATTTATTAGTGAGGATTTGTCAAGTTCGAATGTAGGGTCTCGAATAATCTTGCCAGATATTGCGGAAATTGAAAACATTGGTCATGCTCAGATTGTTGCTAAAGCTATTATCTTGGTGGAATCAAGTATAGGGCAGGCACCTTCTGGTGAACTTATTGTGGCAGCAGTGAGCCCAGATTTGAAGATATCTGGTAAATCTGATTTAAAGGCCTCTGCAATGGTTTTCCAGTCACATGTGGAGAAGAATGTCAGTAAAGCAGGCCGTCGAAGTGTTTTTGAGCTGGACTGTATTCCCCTTTGGGGTTCTGTATCTATTTGTGGAAAAAGACCAGAAATGGAAGATGCCATTGCTGCTGTacctcaaaatttgaaaattccaaTCAAAATGCTAATTGGTGATCGTGTGATTGATGGAATAAATCAGAGTTTGACACACATAACTAGTCATTTTTTTGCTGTTTATGATGGCCATGGGGGCTCTCAGGTACAACTTTATccccatttttttattatttatttgattgttTAAGTACAATTGGATGATTTTTATTGAGATCGTTCTTCCTCAACTGTCTGACGTTcgattattcataaattatgtgtaacgtgattttttttagtttgatttTATACTTCATAGGCAAGGTTTAGAAGTCGTTAACCTGATGTATCTCTTAATGATCCCTGTTGTGTTCAGTTAACATACATATTCCAATAAGCTTGATATTTGGATACTTCAATCTTTGAATGAGTTTGAGATCGAGATATTCCTTATGATAACAATTTTGGAATCCATAACATATTGGCTTGATTGGAAGGGTTTACCTTTTGCAGGTTGCAAACTATTGTCGTGAGCGTATGCATCTGGCTTTGGCTGAAGAGATTGGAGTCTTTAAAGACAGTTTAAGTAGTGGAGGAACAGGGGAAAATCTGCAGCTGCAGTGGGAGAAAGCCTTTACTAGTTGTTTCAAAAAAGTTGATGATGAAATTGGAGGAAAAGTTAGTAGAGGCATCAATAGAAGCAATGGAGATGCTTCTGACCCTGTTGCACCAGAAACTGTTGGATCAACAGCTGTGGTTGCATTAATATgttcatctcatattataatTGCAAACTGTGGTGACTCAAGAGCTGTCCTTTGTCGCGGGAAAGAACCCTTTGCTTTATCAAGTGATCATAAAGTAGGGTGTGCTTTTTTTCTGCTATTCCATTATGGACCAAAGCTTTCTCCCATGGAAACTAATCATTCTTTCAtaattggattttatttttcccaGCCAAACAGAGAAGATGAATATGCAAGGATTGAAGCATCTGGAGGCAGGGTCATACCGTGGAATGGTCACCGTGTCTTTGGGGTTCTTGCAATGTCAAGGTCCATTGGTAGGTCTACTTTCGTTCCGGATCTTGTGGTAATTGTATGTATCATTTGTTTGATAAATATCTGTGAAGAAAAAGGGAAGGGGGATTCTTATGGAAGCTGCATATTGGGTGATGCTTTTTAATGTTGAAATTGACACAATTGTCAGTCCTTAAATTGGAACCTTATTCTGATAAGTTTTTCAGAACGCTTGTGAAGAATTTCAAAGTGTTAATTGTTATAAAAAGGATTGGATGATATGATATCCTAATGACTTTTTTAATCGATAAGTACCGTatttgagaaaaacaaaattaatactaagctaaatctttattttctctttctttgttaATCTACAGGTGATAGGTATTGGAAACCATGGATTATTCCAGAACCGGAAGTCATGTTTCTTCCTCGAGCTAGAGATGATGAATGCCTTATTTTAGCCAGCGATGGTTTGTGGGATGTGATTTCAAACGAAGAAGTCTGTGCAGTGGCTCGAAGGCAGATTCTGCTCTGGCACAAAAAGAATGGGACTGCATCTCTTCTTGAGAGGGGTACAGGAATTGATCCTGCGGCGCAAGCAGCAGCTGATTACCTTTTGATGCTTGCCCTCCAAAAGGGAAGCAAGGATAACATCTCTGTGATTGTGGTGGACTTGAAAGCACAAAGGAAGTTCAAGAGCAAGTCTTAGTGGATAAACTTCAGCATGATAGCTGAAGTCtcttacctatatatatatatatattagagaaagTAAATCTGCTTAATACATAGTCTGGTccattcctttttctttatggGCTTAATGTGTGTTCAAGTATAGAAATTTATATGTACTATAGGAACTATGATGGAATGCCTTTTTCTTGCCGAGATttagtttttgtaaattttgaaaGGCTGCAAGTAGGGAGAGAAATTTTCAACTTGAAGGTTTTATgaggtctttttctttttaacccaAGGTATATCTATCTACTTGAAGATAGATGGCGCTTTCATGTTTTCAAGTGGTAGACCAAGGAAATTTGCGTTAGCCTTGGCAGGTAATTGTTTGAGGTTCTCAGCCTACCAAGTACCAACTCCACCTTAGGAGCTTGAACACAAGAATAGGAGAACCCAACAATCTCCCGTCACCCCCTTTGCCTGCTCATACCGTCATGAGCTGAAAGCGGTGGGAATCCTAGCTCAGTTTAGTTGGTTGAGGACATGGCATGTTAAAATTTGGACGAGAAATATTGTTCGTTTtagattttgtcatttttaattatagGTATTGATGTGAATACATTAAGCGACTTTATAATTTGGGAGAAACTTGCTCAGTTTTGCTCACCTTGTGTGGAGTTACTGACAGATTCTACATAGCAGTCTCGTGATCTTTTCTTGATCGATCTGTACACCGAGAATACGAGAGAATCAAACACAGTTGGATTCTTCAAGTGTGTAGAAGAACCCAACTTTTGAAACATGCAACTTGGTTGTTACTTTGTGGagcaaaatgatgaaattttgaggCATTTTTTTAATCCTATGCATCATGGCATGCATGAAAAGATTATCGTTGTATCTATAAAGGAAGATTGCACAAATCATGGACAAGTCAACACAGAAGATCTCTAGGCTAAAATCACGTTGTATATAATGCTGTCATCCCTACAATCATGCAATGTATAATTGTAGCCTTAATGGTTGTGTATTTCTTAAAATAGATTTGTAGTGCTGTGTATATAACTCTGGTTATACATCAGTGAAAAGTGTGGGAAAATATTCATTGAAACCGTGCAGTCTTAATCTCTTATAGTATCTGTCAAATGTAGGCTGTCAGTACGTATCTATAGAACTGAAAGCATGCAAATAAGCTTTGCATTGAAGTTTAACGAAAAATGTCTCGAGTTGTAGACCTTAAAATTTCGTTTCTTGCCCATTCTCAAGTATCAGTGTACACACTGGATATTGAAATTCAGAAACATGGCATGACACTAGAAATTATAGTCGCAAGAACACACCAACCGTAGACCTTTACCATCAACGTAACACTAGAAAATTCTCATTCCTCGATCGGTACTTCAGCAAAACACATTTTCTTTACCAAAAAACTCAAATTCCGGCCCATGCCTCCCAAACGGAGATTCTTTCGAGCTAATTAAAGAAAAGCTTTTGTACAATGACAGTAAATGTTAACAATGTTAAGTTCATAGAGAGAAATGACTCTTGAGAGTGAGAGCAGAGATATATGTTGGAATGTCTAATGGTATTCTTCATTCCGGCCTTCATGGGCTGTAGAAGGAAGGACCGCATTTGCATTTCCAACCTTCTGGCTCATAGTTTGCATACTGGATGCCCACATTCCTGTGTCTGCTTGTGGTGGGTACTTGAATGGCTTCACATGGAACGCACCCATAACACTTGTGCTCACAGCTTGGTGGCCTCGACCCTATGTTGTTTACCCCTTTGTACTTTGCTTCTTCATTCATCTTTGCATTCGCGCTTTTGAAACCCTTTAAGAAAGAGTACTGACCGATTAATAccatgggagagagagagagagagagagagaggtcaaaGACTAACCTTTCCTGTGGCCAAGGTAACGGTTAAAGACTCTGAGCTCTGGTCTGGCCCTGATCAAGCAATGGAATTAGCAGGTTTAGTTGAGAAGCTATTACTTAGTAGGGGAGATCAGTACAATTCAAATAAGTTTAAACAGGAAGAGAAAGTGTGATAgagaactgaaaaaaaaaaaaagctttccaTTGAGAATGACTGATGGAAGGTTGGAAGGGCATCTCCTTCATTCttcagagaaaagaaaattaacttcTAGATGCAGCTTCTCAGGAAGATGGCTCGCTCGCAAAGCTAAACCCAAATGTGGTTGTCGTGGTGGCAATCATTGTGTAGAAACagtttttctttcatttggaaAACGTATGGATTGGTTTGATTCGTTTTAAGGATAGGCTATGAAGC is a window from the Juglans regia cultivar Chandler chromosome 7, Walnut 2.0, whole genome shotgun sequence genome containing:
- the LOC108991672 gene encoding protein phosphatase 2C 16-like, which codes for MEEISSAVAVTLSLGTSLGDNSGITTHVGITTHVEVTRLNLVTDAANLLLDPAKVVPAESVSSGNGSCNDAKEEVNMLTMTGPEGNARGGVNLSEILPENRDESIANDTTIQESEEDEILSVPDDNNGFISEDLSSSNVGSRIILPDIAEIENIGHAQIVAKAIILVESSIGQAPSGELIVAAVSPDLKISGKSDLKASAMVFQSHVEKNVSKAGRRSVFELDCIPLWGSVSICGKRPEMEDAIAAVPQNLKIPIKMLIGDRVIDGINQSLTHITSHFFAVYDGHGGSQVANYCRERMHLALAEEIGVFKDSLSSGGTGENLQLQWEKAFTSCFKKVDDEIGGKVSRGINRSNGDASDPVAPETVGSTAVVALICSSHIIIANCGDSRAVLCRGKEPFALSSDHKPNREDEYARIEASGGRVIPWNGHRVFGVLAMSRSIGDRYWKPWIIPEPEVMFLPRARDDECLILASDGLWDVISNEEVCAVARRQILLWHKKNGTASLLERGTGIDPAAQAAADYLLMLALQKGSKDNISVIVVDLKAQRKFKSKS
- the LOC108991674 gene encoding EPIDERMAL PATTERNING FACTOR-like protein 3, with translation MKGRFCCFIIIALQIVRWTSATSRSLPLNASVGAHNQGPDQSSESLTVTLATGKGFKSANAKMNEEAKYKGVNNIGSRPPSCEHKCYGCVPCEAIQVPTTSRHRNVGIQYANYEPEGWKCKCGPSFYSP
- the LOC108991654 gene encoding U-box domain-containing protein 52-like, with protein sequence MILSRTSSLVDDDDDNVNSTVIAIDKDKNSHYAVKWAVDNLLGRSTDHCIQLVHVRNQCLHPHDFDQAVSREGRPPNEPELQQLFLPYRGFCARKGIQAKEVILHDIDIPSALIDYIAHHSISNIVVGASHRNAITRKFRDADVPSSLFKSAPASCAIYVISKGKVQSTRPAGRSETSRQRSQKVVRHTAHPDTHDSDDTNRNSVVVGRWRSTGSDIFSLDRSSDSLHTPQSNFGSSSRTSSPTLSIDSYASASSSQRNSDSSEPFGFRPYDMYLDNLESSVALESSNSPGSSQTIKGIEAEKMRLRIELKHTMDTYNSVCKEAVVARQKAGELQQWKKFEEQHKLEEAKLAEEAALVLAEVERHKTKAALEAAKMQQRLVEMETQRRKNTEMQAKQEAEEKKRAMDTLANNNVVYRRYSMTEIEVATDHFNSALKIGEGGYGPVYKGVLDHTIVAIKILRPDLSQGQQQFQREIEVLSCIRHPNMVLLLGACPEYGCLVYEYMDNGSLEDRLFRKDDTPPIPWPTRFKIAAEIATGLRFLQTDPEPIVHRDLKPGNILLDKNYQSKISDVGLARLVPPSAADSVTQYHMTAAAGTFCYIDPEYQQTGELSVKSDIYSLGVVLLQIITARPPIGLAHQVGEAIEQETFSEMLDPTVTDWPIEEALSLANLALKCCEMRKRDRPDLGSVLLPELDRLRDLGSVYLSINNQMIANETRFPNSDPVIGSTVNEEEEHDILELDIQRRSV